CCTTGGCCCCCGCTACCTCCTGGCCCCTAAGCACAGACCAACCTTCCCGCCGGGATGCAGAGAACGCCGATCCGGGCCCCAGAGACAACCCCCCGCGCCCTGCACGCTCTCACTTACACCTCCACTTGGGCACAGAAAAGTTTCAGGAACCGCGTCTTCCGGGGTGGACGCGGCAGGCTCAGCACGGGCCCTGCTGGGGTTCGGGGGATTTGGACTCCACTGGCTCCGTTCAGACCGAGGAGGGGAAACCCAGACCAAGAGCTGGGACTCCGGGAGTATCCCCGGCGCATTTGAATGTCCGGCCGCTGCTTCCCCACCCTGCTCAAGCTGTcacctttctctccctctgccctgaAAATTTCACTCCCCACCCAGCCTGCTCACCGAATTCTGACTTTGAACCGAAACGTGTTCAGGAGTATTTGAGGCCAGGCCACAGCCAGCAGGCGCTCTGGCCCTCGCCAAAGCAGCTGCAAGTGGGCATCACTGTACCTGGGCAAGGGAACCCCACAGAGGCGGGGTCATGCTTTCCAAAGTTATATCCAGGCGAGGTAAGAGGCATCCACTGACCTTGACCCTTCTCCGCGGTCACCTGGGATACGGGCATTTAAGGTGGGCAGTTTAACGAGGTGATAACTAAGTGAAAATGGCCTGGTAGCCTCTTGAATTTGAAGCACCAATTGAGGCTTTCTTTAGAAGGGGAATGTTATGAATAGGTTACTTTCAAGGAATTCTGTTACCAGTAATCACCCCTGAATTTAATTGGTCATTCTGCCTGTTAAAGGTCTTGCAGACCCCTCCAAGTTCTAAGAGGACAAGGAAAAGAATGTTTCTGAGATTTACCACTGGGAGGGAAATATCATGTTACTTTGCATTAGGTTATACATTAGCATACTTCTTGAATTGaattttccactttcactttttaatatctttCCAATTCCCAACTAGTctctggaaatttaaaaaagggCGGTGGGAGGGTTGGTGATGTGTATGCCACAGATGGAGATGGAAAAGCTGCCCAGAACatgttgacatttaaaaaaaaaaaaaagttaacatccCCCCACACTTTAAAAGTATGATATTAGGAACAGAGTTATGATGGCAAAAGTTACTCGTAGAACATCTGTTCCTTCCAATGGGAGGATTTCTTTCCTGCCAAGaatttatgaattttatataGGAGCTGGATTCTgtttggggaaggaggaaggaagtgaGCCAAAGCAGCCCCCTCCTCTGCCCGGAATTCAGGGATACTGTGCTCCTGACTTGTCAATGGATCTTGAAGCTGCTGATGGGGTAAAAGTCCTCCTTCAGAAGAACATGGCtgggaatggaaaaaaagaaaaattaaacaaataccaCCGCTGGTTTTAAAGTGAATTGAACAGTACAAAAGAAGATCAAGGCCATGGGACTTGAAGACAAGATACTCCCGTTCACGGGAGGCCTAATCCTtttgagaggagaaaggagagttTATTATTGGGATAAAACCTGCTCAACTCATATCAGCTCATTTCAGatgttcctttcattttctcGTTGTCCTGATAGGCAGTCTTCCATTCATCCCAAACACTTCAATCAGCCCCTTTCTCTGCAGTCTATTGTCCTTCCCTGTTGCTCAATTGAGCCTAGTGACTGGAAGGGTTATCTTTCTAAAACCATCAGAGGGATGCTCCTAGAAGTCATCAGGGTGAATAGGACACTAAATGGATTAGCAGTTGAAACATTAATGAGCCTTTTTTGACTCAAGGCAAGTTAACCTAAGCGGATTTCCAATGGTTTCCTCTTCTAGGAACTTTCTGTTCTTAAGGTGTATGTACTGCATGGAGGAGATCCTTTTGCATCTTCAAGTAAACCGATCTAGGTTCTTGTCCTTATGTGGAAGCAgcttctttatgtttttttaaaaaaattatttttaatttaaagataattgctttacgatattgtgttgctttctaacaaacatcaacatgaatcagtcacagggatacatatgttcttttccttttttccttataGAATTTCGgaggaaacatgaaaaaaaaaaaagaaaatatctaagatcaagaatctaaattaaaaaaaaaaagaagaagaagaatctaaattgtttttgtttgacagcaagagagagggggaaaaaaatcaacattagGGGTTTAGTACATTTGCTCcagccaacaaatatttattaagcatttactgCATGCCAAGCAATTTGTTAGGCATTGTTACCCCTTCTTCTACAGGGGAGCTAGACAATACATGTATCTAGTATATGACACACCTCAGCTAATGGTGCCCTGTGGAAAAATCCAgcacaataaaagataaaaaataccaGGGACAGAGTGGGAGGGTTTTCCCCTCAGCCAGGGAAGGTTGCTCCAAGGAATTGACATTTGAGTGGTCCTTCTAGAACTTTCCCAATGCAAATATATCCCAAAACACATTaatgtagatatatttttatcaAGTTGGATTGTACTGTATAGGTGTCTCCCCCTCCAGTTAACTGCTCCTGAACATTCTTCTGTATCTAAAGAGCATATGGCTTGAGAACTTGGGACTGGGT
This portion of the Bubalus bubalis isolate 160015118507 breed Murrah chromosome 3, NDDB_SH_1, whole genome shotgun sequence genome encodes:
- the LOC112583507 gene encoding translation initiation factor IF-2-like, coding for MSRAPGGKKPVSDRTRLRIHLELMINFLTLGQPPQGRRGTRLARRGAARHPALRPPADLSRTGRLGALQTARGTAPASSSRRPGAAAPRCAALAPALAPATSWPLSTDQPSRRDAENADPGPRDNPPRPARSHLHLHLGTEKFQEPRLPGWTRQAQHGPCWGSGDLDSTGSVQTEEGKPRPRAGTPGVSPAHLNVRPLLPHPAQAVTFLSLCPENFTPHPACSPNSDFEPKRVQEYLRPGHSQQALWPSPKQLQVGITVPGQGNPTEAGSCFPKLYPGENFGGNMKKKKENI